A DNA window from Trichosurus vulpecula isolate mTriVul1 chromosome 2, mTriVul1.pri, whole genome shotgun sequence contains the following coding sequences:
- the LOC118838679 gene encoding 40S ribosomal protein S23: MGKCRGLRTARKLRSHRRDQKWHDKQYKKAHLGTALKANPFGGASHAKGIVLEKVGVEAKQPNSAIRKCVRVQLIKNGKKITAFVPNDGCLNFIEENDEVLVAGFGRKGHAVGDIPGVRFKVVKVANVSLLALYKGKKERPRS; this comes from the coding sequence ATGGGTAAGTGCCGTGGTCTTCGTACTGCTCGAAAACTCCGAAGCCACAGGAGAGACCAAAAGTGGCATGACAAACAATACAAGAAAGCTCATTTGGGCACTGCCTTGAAGGCCAACCCGTTTGGAGGAGCATCTCATGCCAAAGGGATTGTCTTGGAAAAAGTTGGTGTGGAAGCCAAACAGCCCAATTCTGCCATCAGGAAGTGTGTGAGAGTCCAGCTGATTAAGAATGGCAAAAAAATCACTGCCTTTGTTCCCAATGATGGCTGCTTGAACTTtattgaggaaaatgatgaagttTTGGTTGCTGGATTTGGTCGAAAAGGTCATGCTGTTGGTGATATTCCTGGAGTCCGATTCAAGGTTGTGAAAGTTGCAAATGTTTCTCTTCTGGCCTTGtacaaaggcaagaaggaaagacCAAGATCATAA